A stretch of the Clostridium fungisolvens genome encodes the following:
- a CDS encoding SHOCT domain-containing protein produces MFCNGFGGFRGYGGPSFFMMIPMLIIFLLVIYFVFKAVTSKNLNLTANKNSSNAMDILNERFAKGEINEEEYASKKKQLLK; encoded by the coding sequence ATGTTTTGCAATGGATTTGGTGGATTTAGAGGTTATGGAGGGCCAAGTTTTTTTATGATGATACCAATGCTTATAATATTTTTACTAGTAATCTACTTTGTATTTAAGGCAGTGACCTCAAAAAATTTAAATTTGACTGCTAATAAAAATTCATCTAATGCAATGGATATTTTAAATGAGAGATTTGCTAAAGGTGAAATAAATGAAGAAGAGTATGCG